Proteins co-encoded in one Flavobacterium fluviale genomic window:
- a CDS encoding HU family DNA-binding protein → MTKADIVAKISEKLGLEKGDVQATVETFMEEVKTSLETGDNVYLRGFGSFIVKTRAEKTGRNISKNTTIKIPAHNIPAFKPAKVFVEGVKTNNEAK, encoded by the coding sequence ATGACGAAAGCAGATATCGTAGCGAAGATTTCAGAGAAACTAGGTCTTGAAAAAGGAGATGTTCAAGCAACAGTAGAAACTTTTATGGAAGAAGTTAAAACTTCTTTAGAAACTGGAGACAATGTTTACCTAAGAGGTTTTGGTAGTTTTATCGTAAAAACTAGAGCTGAAAAGACTGGAAGAAACATTTCTAAAAACACAACAATTAAAATTCCAGCACACAACATTCCTGCGTTTAAACCTGCAAAAGTATTTGTAGAAGGAGTTAAAACAAACAACGAAGCAAAATAA